AAACGGCCTGCTATATATTTCTATAAGCAGCACTGGCCGTTAATGGCTTAGTTTTCATGATAGTTTTATTATGCAAGAAGAGCAGTGAATTTTCATCTAATAAAACCTTTAAACAAAAATAACAACCTTTTAAAAGGTTGTTATTCAGCGATTTTACTCGTATGATTCATTCGCAGTCTTTTCACCAAGCCGATAATGAAGCTGGTCCGCATGGATTTCCTCAAGTGCTTTTCCCACATTTTTATGTGATTTATAGCTCTCAAGCTGTGGTCTGGCATTAAGCTGAAGCTTACGGGCACGCTTGGCAGCAACAGAAACAAGTGAATATTTGGAATCAATCTTTGTCATTAGAGAATCAATAGAAGGATAAAGCATATTTATTCTACCTCCAGCATCTTTTTGTATTTAGGTTCTACACGTTCCCTGCGGCAGTGTTCTGCTACTACAATGGATTTAATTCTTTCGCAGGCAAGATCGATTTGATCATTCTCTACAACATAATCATATAAGTTCATCATTTCGATCTCTTCTTTCGCTGCACTCATGCGATTGTTAATTATATCTTCTGTCTCTGTTCCCCTGGTTACGATACGGTTCTTAAGCTCGGATAAACTAGGTGGAACCAGGAAGATGAACAAGCCGTCAGGGAATTTCTCACGCACTTGGCGGGCACCCTGAACTTCGATTTCAAGAAAAACATCTTTGCCCCGGTCCAGTGTTTCTCTTACATAATCAACTGGCGTTCCGTAGTAGTTACCGACGAACTCTGCATATTCAAGCAGCTTATCCTGCCTGATCAGCTCTTCAAACTCTTCACGCGTTTTGAAAAAATAATCAACTCCATTGACTTCTCCTGCTCTCGGAGATCTCGTTGTCATTGATATGGAGTATTCAAACGCAGTATCAGGCTGAGCAAATATCTCTTTTCTTACTGTTCCTTTTCCTACACCTGAGGGTCCGGATAGAACAATCAATAACCCTTTTTCTTTCATTTATAAAATCCTACCCTTCCTCAACAATTTCATCACGGTCATTTAATCGGTGCGCAACAGTTTCCGGCTGGACCGCAGACAAAATGACATGGTCACTGTCCATAACGATAACAGCCCGGGTGCGCCTTCCATATGTAGCATCTATTAAAGAGCCCCGGTCACGTGCGTCCTGAATGATCCGTTTAATCGGGGCAGATTCTGGACTGACTATTGATATTATCCGGTTGGCAGAGACAATATTGCCAAATCCGATATTGATCAGTTTAATTGACATTTGGGTCCTCCAATCATCAGTTATTTATTTTGACCCCCAGAGCCGGAATCTAAACAACTGCTATTCAATATTTTGAACTTGTTCCTTCATTTTTTCCAGTAAACTCTTTATTTCAACCACTTCGGCAGCTATCTCTGCACTGTTTGCCTTGGAGCCGATTGTATTGGCCTCCCGGTTCATTTCCTGCAGAATAAAGTCAAGTTTTCTTCCAGCCGGTTCTGAAAGCTGAAGGGTCTTTTCAAATTGGCTAATATGACTTTGAAGTCTTGTCAGTTCTTCACTGATATCCGCTTTATCAGCGAACATCGCTACCTCTGTTAAAATTCTCGGTTCATCCACCTGGCCATCAAGAAATTCTCTCATACGCTTTTCCAATCTCTCCCGGTAAAGCTGCACGACTTTTGGAGTGTACTCTCTCAGCTTGAGGACCCTGCTGCTTAAAAGACTAAGATGGCTTCGTAGATCTTTTTCCAGCTCATCCCCCTCAAGCCTCCTCATCTCAGTTAACTGCAGGCATGCTTCTTCAGCAGCAGAAAGGACCAGCTGGCTCAATTCTTCATTGCCGGACTCCTTTTCTTCTATACCAATCAGTTCTTCCCGTATGATATTCCCGATGGATAGATCCGTTGAGATTTGGTACTTTGTTTGAATTGCAGTTATGTATTGATAATATTCATCCAATAGTTCCCAATCAACATTAACTTTCCTGCTGGACAGGCCATCGCCGTCAATGGTGATATAAACCTCGATTCTGCCTCTTTTGATATGCCCGTTAAGCTTTTTCTTAATCTTGTCTTCGATATGCATCAGCTGTCTGGGCATTCTGATCTGAAACTCGGAAAAACGATGGTTTACAGTCTTTATTTCAACCGTAATGGAACATTGCCCGGATTCTTTCTTGCTTCTGCCATAACCAGTCATGCTTACTGCCATTTCTCACACTTCCTTTTGGGAAAAGCACAGCTTATAAAAAGCACTATTACTTTCAGTTAGCGGCATGATGCCTGTGCAGTTATGTATAAAAATCAAGTAATGATGTAGATTTATATGTTTGCGCAAAAAAGAAAGGTAATAGAGTTCTTCTCTACTACCTAAAGGATTATAACATATTTCATTTTGTTTTTCTTGCCAAAAATGTGCCTGCCAGTAAAAATGTTGGTACGGCTGAGAGTCCTGTGATCATAAACCAGTCGCGCAATTCAATTGGGACGGTGTGAAAAATTGGCTGAAGCGGCGGATAGTATATGACAACCAGCACTAAAGCAAGGGACGAGATGACTGCCCAGACTAAATATTTATTGCCGAAAGGATTTCTCGAGAATACAGATTTTTCACTGCGGCAATCAAATACATGAATCAGCTGTGCCATTACCAATGTAGCAAATGCTACTGTCTGTGCATACGCAAGATGTTCCGGATTTGCCCTATAGGCAAAAATGAACGCCAGCAATGTCACAAGGCCAATTAAAAAACCTCTGGAAACTACTTTCCAGCCAAGCCCTCTTGAAAATACACCTTCCTTTGGACTCCTCGGCTTCCGCTTCATCACATTTTCCTCTGGCTGGTCAAGGCCAAGAGCCATTGCAGGAAGTCCATCCGTTACAAGGTTCACCCAGAGAATCTGGATTGGCACTAAGGGCAGCGGAAGGGCAAGAAGCATAGCAAACAGCATAACCAGAATTTCACCAACATTGGATGCAAGCAGATATCTGATAAACTTTCGAATATTCTCGTAAATATTTCTTCCTTCTTTTATCGCGGCTTTTATGGTAGCAAAATTGTCATCGAGCAGTACCAGAGCGGAGGCCTCTTTGGCAACATCGGTCCCTGTTATGCCCATCGATATTCCGATATCTGCTGCTTTAATGGCCGGGGCATCATTGACACCATCCCCTGTCATGGCAACAATATGGCCTCTGTTCTGGAGAGCCTTTACAATTTTCAATTTATGCTCAGGTGATACTCTGGCAAATACTGCGACATCCTCAACCACATCTTCAAGATCTTCAACCGCCATCTCTGCCAGGTCTTTGCCCTGAAGGACTTTAGAGCCTTGTGTTAAAATGCCTAACTGCTTGGCAATTGCCTGTGCAGTAATCACATGATCTCCTGTAATCATGATCGTTTTAATTCCTGCTTCCTTGCATTCCTTGACTGCTTCCCTTACCTCAGGCCTTGGCGGATCAATCATCCCCTGCAGCCCGATAAATGTTAATCCCTTCTCCGCCTCTTTCTCATCAAGAATGACATTTTTTGAGGGGATTTCCTTAAAGCCAATCGCTATCGTTCTCAAGGCTTGAGAAGCTAGATCTTCTATCGCTCCCTGAATTTCACCTGTGAGCTCCCTCGAAAGAATCTGACGCTTCCCCTCCCAAAGAACCGATTCACTCTTTCCGACTAATACATCGGGTGCTCCTTTGGTTACTATAAATTGCCTTCCGTTATGATCCTTTACCACAACACTCATCATTTTTCGGGCTGAGTCAAACGGAAACTCATTGATAATCTGGAATTGGTTTAACAGACTGCTCCTGTTATAGCCCGCCTTCATGGCCGCTACTAGCAGAGCCCCTTCTGTCGGATCTCCATCAATCACAAACTCATTATTTTTCTGCTGTATTTCAGCATGGTTGCATAACATGCCAAACATCAGCATTTGCTGGAGTGCTTTATCACTTTTCGGTTCAATTTGATTCTCATTTCTATAAAAATGGCCTTGCGGCTCATAGCCGATACCATCTACTCTCCACTCTTTCCCGCCGCTCCAGAGATGCGTAACTGTCATTTTGTTTTGAGTCATAGTGCCAGTTTTGTCTGAACATATCACAGATGCACAGCCCAGTGTTTCAACCGCTGGAAGCTTCCGGACGATTGCTTTTTTCTTATCATTCTTTGTACCCCAAGCGACAGAGCTACCGTCACGATGGCCGGGAGCCCTTCTGGAATGGCTGCTACTGCCAAGGAAACACCGGCAAGGAACATTGTATATAATTCCTGCCCCTGCACCACACCAGCCACAACAACAAGGACAGTCAGTAAAATCGCTGCCGTAATGAGGATTTTGCCCAGCTGTTCCAATCTTCTCTGAAGCGGAGTCGTCATTGTTTCAGCATTCTGCAGAAGATCAGCAATCTGCCCCATGGCAGTATTCATCCCTGTTCCGACAACTACGCCCAGTCCATTGCCACGGGTTACCATAGTCCCCATAAAAGCCATGTTCTCCATATCTCCAATAGCCAGATTAGCAGTTTTCAAGGAACCGGTCCTTTTTTGGACAGGAAGAGATTCTCCAGTCAAAGCGGATTCCTCAATTTCCAGGCTATTGGACTCTACGATTCTCATATCTGCTCCAATTCTGTCACCTGTCGCAAATTTCAATAGGTCCCCTGCCACCACTTCTTTGGAAGGGATCTTCTTCCATTGTCCATCACGCAATGCAATAACTTGAGGAGCTGATAATTCCTTAAGTGCGTGCAAAGACTTTTCCGCTTTTCTCTCCTGAAAGAAACCCAAAAAGCCATTTATGACTACAATTGCAATAATGGCAATTGCATCAATATATTCACCAAGCAGCCCTGATATTAAGGTTGCTGCTAACAGGACAAGAACCATGAAATCTTTAAATTGACTAAAAAATAAGAGTAAAGCTGACTGCTTTTCTCCCTCTTTCAACTCATTATAACCATATTGTTTATGCCGTTTTTTTACATCATCCTCTGTTAAGCCCGCCTTAATATCTGTATTTAAGGCTTGCTCAACCTCCCTTTCATTCATTTCATGGAACTTCATCCGGACATCACACTTCCTCCTTTGTGGTTTGAGAAAAGCCATGAGCTGCATGGAGAAGGGATACAATAGTAAAGAAATTCATCAGCACTCACAGCCAGACTTTAAGAGAATCCGCCAGATGGCAGACCGTCCTGCTTCTTCTGGTCAATCAAGTGAAGCAGAGTTGTCCAATCTCACTCTAAAGAAAGCATATTCAGCCCTGTCCAAAAAAATGCTATTATTAAAAAGAAAAGCGGAAGCGCCTTGCCCACCCCCGGTATCTCGAGGGGGTAGGCTGCTTGCGCCAGACAGTTATCGAAGTACGAAGATATATATTCTGATATTATAGAAAAGCGGAACCCCCTAGCGAAGACATTAAGCCAAGTCTTAAAACTTGATTTTTATTATTTAAATGAAAGAATAATGTATATCTGCAGCAAGTGATAGGCTGTTATTTTTAATAGAAGAGGATGTTCCAATATGTCATTTGATGGTTTGTTTACAAGAGCAATGACGAAAGAGCTTATAGATACTTTAAAGGGCGGCAGAATCAATAAGATTCAGCAGCCTTATAAGAATGAAATTATTTTAGTTGTGCGGGCAAATGGGAGGAATCACAGGCTCTTGCTGTCAGCCCATCCAAGCTATGCGAGAGTCCAGCTTACCAATGAAGCACATGAAAATCCATCAGAGCCTCCGATGTTCTGCATGCTTTTAAGAAAGCATCTGGAAGGATACATACTTGAAGATGTCCATCAAATCGGGCTTGACCGTATAATCGTGTTTGAAGTTAAAGGCAGGAATGAGATTGGTGATACATCCTATAAACAGCTGATTGTTGAGATAATGGGCAGACACAGTAATATTACATTGGTGGATAAATCCCGCAATATTATTCTAGATAGCGTCAAACATGTATCTTATGCAGTTAATAGCCATCGTGCGATTTTGCCTGGACAGGAGTATATTCTCCCTCCGTCCCAGGATAAAATGAATCCTTTCGAAGCAGACAAAGACGATATACTTCGTAAGATCGACTTTAACAGCGGGAAAGTGGATAAACAGCTCGTAGCGAGCTTCGCTGGAATTTCACCGCTTTTTGCAAAAGAAGTCATACACCAAGCTGGTCTTATAAACAGAACAACTGTTCCAAACAGCTTCCAGCAATTAATAGGCTCCCTAAAGGACCATTCCATAAGGCCAGCCATTACAGCAGGTGAACAAAAGGAAAGCTTTTATTTATTGCCTCTCCAGCATATAAAAGGGGAAAGCAGGGAATTTAATTCCTTGAGCGAAATGCTGGACCGCTTTTATTTTGGAAAAGCGGAAAGAGACCGGGTCAAACAGCAATCCAATGACCTTGAACGATTTATAGTAAATGAGAAAGAAAAGAATGAGAAAAAATTGAAAAGCTAAAAAGAACCCTCCATGAAGCAGAAAATGCCGATAAACATCAATTATATGGAGAATTAATCACAGCCAATATTTATGCGATCCAAAAAGGGATGAAGGAAGCGGAAGTCATCAATTATTACGATGAAAATGGCGGAGCGGTTATCATTCCGCTGGATCCACAGAAGACTCCTTCAGAGAATGCACAAAAATATTTTACAAAATACCAAAAAGCAAAAAATGCAGTAATTGCCGTAAAAGAGCAAATTAAGAAGGCGGAAGAGGAAGCGTCATACTTCGATTCTCTTCTGCAGCAAGTAGAAACTGCATCAACAAGAGACATTGCCGAAATTAGAGAAGAGCTTGTTGAAGGCGGTTATATTAGAGAAAGGCAAAGACGGGGCAATAAAAAACAGCAGAGCCTTAAGCCTGTTCTTGACCGCTATACTTCCACAGACGGAACCGAAATATTGGTTGGAAAAAACAACAAGCAGAATGATTATTTAACGAACAAGTTGGCCGCAAGGGATGAGATCTGGCTGCATACAAAGGATATCCCTGGTTCACATGTGGTTATCCGAAGCAAGGAACCGGCAGAAAATACAATTCTTGAAGCTGCATCTCTCGCAGCATACTTCAGCAAAGCCCGTAATTCCAGTTCAGTACCAGTTGACTTCACCCAAGTCCGGCATGTTAAAAAACCAAGTGGAGCGAAACCTGGATTTGTCATATATGACCATCAGCAGACAGTTTACGTTACGCCTGATGAAGAAACGGTGCTGTCATTAAAGCAAAGTCTGTAAATAAATGAAAAAAGCAAGCTCAGATGCTTGCTTTTTCATTTATCAAAAACTGCTTTATTGTGTTACTTTTCCCCACTCTGCAGGATCTTTTCGCCATTCTACCAGCTTCTTCATATCCTTTTCCTGAATATAGCCATTTTCAACGGCTACTTCTGTCAGAGCTTCAATATCGGTCAGGGTATATGCTTCAATTTTCTCTTTGTCCAGCATTTCCTTTCCTTTTTCCAGCTGGTATGTAAAGATAGCTGCAACACCCAGCACTTCACAGCCCGCTTCTCTTAAAGCCTTGACAGCAGTGATAG
This window of the Cytobacillus pseudoceanisediminis genome carries:
- the rpoZ gene encoding DNA-directed RNA polymerase subunit omega; amino-acid sequence: MLYPSIDSLMTKIDSKYSLVSVAAKRARKLQLNARPQLESYKSHKNVGKALEEIHADQLHYRLGEKTANESYE
- the gmk gene encoding guanylate kinase, yielding MKEKGLLIVLSGPSGVGKGTVRKEIFAQPDTAFEYSISMTTRSPRAGEVNGVDYFFKTREEFEELIRQDKLLEYAEFVGNYYGTPVDYVRETLDRGKDVFLEIEVQGARQVREKFPDGLFIFLVPPSLSELKNRIVTRGTETEDIINNRMSAAKEEIEMMNLYDYVVENDQIDLACERIKSIVVAEHCRRERVEPKYKKMLEVE
- the remA gene encoding extracellular matrix/biofilm regulator RemA codes for the protein MSIKLINIGFGNIVSANRIISIVSPESAPIKRIIQDARDRGSLIDATYGRRTRAVIVMDSDHVILSAVQPETVAHRLNDRDEIVEEG
- a CDS encoding YicC/YloC family endoribonuclease; the protein is MAVSMTGYGRSKKESGQCSITVEIKTVNHRFSEFQIRMPRQLMHIEDKIKKKLNGHIKRGRIEVYITIDGDGLSSRKVNVDWELLDEYYQYITAIQTKYQISTDLSIGNIIREELIGIEEKESGNEELSQLVLSAAEEACLQLTEMRRLEGDELEKDLRSHLSLLSSRVLKLREYTPKVVQLYRERLEKRMREFLDGQVDEPRILTEVAMFADKADISEELTRLQSHISQFEKTLQLSEPAGRKLDFILQEMNREANTIGSKANSAEIAAEVVEIKSLLEKMKEQVQNIE